One Candidatus Aminicenantes bacterium genomic region harbors:
- a CDS encoding CsgG/HfaB family protein, protein MKKFMLTFLAAAILLAGLTQPLAAKGDKIRIGVLRFTNDTRASWWNSQVGNELSDMLAAELVSTRSFSVLERKELDAVLGEQDLSASDRVSEATKVKLKQLKGAQYLIAGTVSAYEENVKGGGAGIRLGPVSLGGSKEKAYIAVDVKVVDTETGEIVDARTIEATAKGSALSAGLSIRNFSFEGGGYNKTPAGKAIRACILYVAEYLECSMVRGTDDECMEKWDEMDSKRKEKTKDAIDLDD, encoded by the coding sequence ATGAAAAAGTTCATGCTGACGTTTTTGGCGGCTGCCATTTTACTGGCCGGCCTGACCCAGCCCCTGGCGGCCAAGGGCGATAAAATCAGGATCGGCGTCCTGCGCTTTACCAACGACACCAGGGCCAGCTGGTGGAATTCCCAAGTGGGCAACGAGCTGTCGGACATGCTGGCCGCGGAGCTGGTCAGCACCAGGTCCTTCAGCGTGCTGGAAAGGAAGGAGCTTGATGCCGTCCTCGGCGAACAGGACCTGAGCGCCTCGGACCGGGTCAGCGAAGCGACCAAGGTGAAGCTGAAGCAGCTGAAAGGCGCCCAGTACCTGATCGCCGGCACGGTTTCCGCCTATGAGGAAAATGTCAAGGGCGGGGGCGCCGGCATCCGCCTGGGGCCGGTCAGCCTGGGCGGCTCCAAGGAAAAAGCCTACATCGCCGTGGACGTGAAGGTCGTCGACACCGAAACCGGCGAAATCGTCGATGCCCGCACCATCGAAGCCACGGCCAAGGGCAGCGCCCTGAGCGCCGGCCTGAGCATCAGGAATTTTTCTTTCGAGGGCGGAGGTTATAACAAAACCCCGGCCGGCAAGGCCATCCGCGCCTGCATCCTCTATGTCGCCGAATACCTGGAATGCTCCATGGTCAGGGGCACGGACGACGAGTGCATGGAAAAATGGGACGAGATGGACAGCAAGCGCAAGGAAAAGACCAAGGACGCCATCGACCTGGACGATTGA
- a CDS encoding radical SAM protein — protein sequence MNNISSLTLALTERCNFSCPYCPQHRGGKTLKIEEITAFLDFLKPRLAKEVWLGFYGGEPLLSWLLVEKTVEHLRKNRRNKFRFTLTTNGSLLKKEHILFLKKNQFELVLSYDGLAQAKRNPGSIVAVEKALANLQELYPEGYMVNSVFTPATISLLSASFGNLMEQGHRHLQYSLDLSVPWHDSDLKVLEKELNRLADRCLEVQNKTGKLPLENFKDTRPNGVFACFAGRDRLALLPDNTVWGCYLFYDLLGHLPEHSDYRKYCFGKLPAFIRSTAKTKAVAANYSDLRQDYFFTVEKELCSLCPELESCSVCPAVAALATSRLAVIPGWTCRIKGIQAKHKSLFAGM from the coding sequence ATGAACAATATATCCTCTTTAACCCTGGCCCTGACCGAGCGCTGCAATTTTTCCTGTCCCTACTGCCCGCAACATAGGGGGGGAAAAACATTGAAGATAGAAGAAATTACCGCTTTCCTGGATTTTCTCAAACCCCGTTTGGCCAAGGAGGTCTGGCTGGGCTTTTACGGTGGCGAACCGTTATTGAGTTGGCTGCTGGTAGAAAAAACTGTCGAACATTTGCGAAAAAACCGCAGAAACAAATTTCGCTTCACCCTGACCACCAACGGTTCGCTCCTGAAAAAAGAACATATTTTGTTTTTAAAAAAAAACCAGTTCGAGCTGGTTTTAAGTTATGACGGCCTGGCCCAGGCAAAGCGCAACCCGGGCAGCATCGTTGCGGTCGAAAAGGCCCTGGCCAACCTGCAGGAGCTTTATCCCGAAGGTTATATGGTCAACAGCGTTTTCACCCCCGCAACCATTTCATTGCTGTCCGCTTCATTCGGAAATTTAATGGAACAGGGGCACCGGCACCTGCAATATTCTTTGGACTTGAGCGTTCCCTGGCACGATTCTGACCTTAAGGTTTTGGAAAAGGAGCTCAATCGCCTGGCCGATCGCTGCCTGGAAGTCCAAAATAAAACCGGCAAGCTGCCGCTGGAAAACTTCAAAGATACCCGCCCAAATGGGGTTTTCGCCTGTTTTGCCGGCCGCGACCGGCTGGCGTTGCTCCCGGACAACACCGTCTGGGGCTGTTACCTGTTTTACGACCTGCTGGGACACCTGCCCGAACACTCCGATTACCGGAAATACTGTTTCGGCAAATTGCCCGCTTTCATACGCAGCACGGCCAAGACCAAAGCCGTGGCCGCCAATTATAGCGATCTGCGCCAGGATTATTTTTTCACCGTCGAAAAAGAACTCTGCAGCCTGTGCCCGGAGCTCGAATCCTGCAGCGTCTGCCCGGCCGTTGCCGCACTGGCTACCTCCCGGCTCGCTGTCATCCCCGGCTGGACCTGCCGCATCAAAGGGATCCAGGCTAAGCATAAATCGCTTTTTGCGGGCATGTAA
- a CDS encoding GerMN domain-containing protein — MTAKTRNILLVSLGAFFFAALLIVVCSRKKAENPERETLTKTVADGTIAEFIKVKLFYNSESSPLLQPVNREMEVPETKEELYRKFISLLLTSSGGLIMPVPEGVQLRSVFYLKDKEMLVLDFSDNLVNAFPGGTAAELEFIYFVVDNFCFNFPEIKKVRILCGGNESKTLGGHIDLEKPFFPDFSRISND, encoded by the coding sequence ATGACGGCCAAAACGCGGAACATCCTGCTGGTCTCCCTGGGCGCATTTTTTTTTGCCGCCCTCCTGATCGTGGTCTGTTCCCGAAAAAAAGCGGAAAACCCCGAGCGCGAAACGCTCACCAAAACGGTCGCCGACGGCACCATCGCCGAATTCATCAAGGTCAAGCTTTTTTACAACAGCGAATCGTCGCCTTTGTTGCAGCCGGTGAACCGCGAGATGGAGGTCCCGGAAACCAAGGAAGAATTGTACAGGAAATTCATCAGCCTGCTGCTCACCAGCAGCGGCGGGCTCATCATGCCGGTGCCGGAGGGAGTCCAGCTGCGCAGTGTTTTTTACCTTAAGGACAAGGAGATGCTGGTGCTCGATTTCAGCGACAACTTGGTCAACGCCTTTCCCGGCGGCACCGCGGCCGAGCTGGAATTCATCTATTTCGTCGTCGACAATTTCTGTTTCAATTTCCCCGAAATAAAGAAGGTCAGGATTCTCTGCGGCGGCAATGAAAGCAAAACCTTGGGCGGCCACATCGACCTGGAAAAGCCGTTCTTCCCCGATTTCAGCCGCATCTCTAATGATTGA
- a CDS encoding N-acetylmuramoyl-L-alanine amidase: MRQTKKTSAILVSLLLLARLLPALAIDFRSFDHEGFTRIVLQADQNFAFSVRNAPGQLQVLLPKHADFNTQSFAVQNSRLLERVTSEVRENNSVLTVFFKDDVSVTKNFVLEKPFRLVFDLVKSEKVPAAAPETTPKSDPPQVQPAAAQPAEPATSKPIETICIDAGHGGEDLGALGKSKLLEKDVTLRISQKLKRLIESKTGLRVIMTRDGDNEVSLNSRASIANNQQAQMFVSIHVNSSFRKSAYGSETYFVSLKATDPEALDLARKENQNQEDPGETIKNDELKMILWNMAQTEYIRESSTLAEYIQNELNDLLGTRNRGVKQAPFRVLMRTAMPAVLIETSFISNSAEEKKLQSEEFLDKIAFAIFNGVSKFIYYYNNIVK; encoded by the coding sequence ATGAGACAAACCAAGAAAACGAGCGCCATTCTTGTTTCCCTCCTGCTGCTTGCGCGCCTGCTGCCCGCCCTGGCCATCGATTTCCGCTCCTTCGACCACGAAGGGTTCACCCGCATCGTTCTTCAGGCCGACCAGAATTTCGCCTTCTCGGTGCGCAACGCCCCGGGCCAGCTGCAGGTGCTCCTGCCCAAGCATGCCGATTTCAACACCCAGTCCTTCGCCGTTCAAAATTCGCGGCTGCTGGAAAGGGTGACCAGCGAAGTCAGGGAAAACAACAGCGTCCTCACCGTCTTCTTCAAGGACGACGTCAGCGTGACCAAGAATTTTGTCCTGGAGAAGCCTTTCCGTCTTGTTTTCGACCTGGTGAAATCGGAAAAAGTCCCCGCGGCGGCACCCGAAACGACGCCGAAAAGCGATCCCCCCCAGGTTCAGCCAGCCGCGGCGCAGCCGGCCGAACCCGCGACCAGCAAACCGATTGAGACCATCTGCATCGACGCCGGTCACGGCGGCGAAGACCTCGGCGCCCTGGGCAAGTCCAAGCTGCTGGAAAAGGACGTCACGCTGCGCATCAGCCAGAAGCTCAAACGACTCATCGAATCCAAGACCGGCTTGCGGGTGATCATGACCCGGGACGGGGACAACGAAGTCTCGCTCAATTCGCGGGCGTCCATTGCCAACAACCAGCAGGCGCAGATGTTCGTTTCCATTCATGTCAATTCCTCCTTCCGCAAATCGGCGTACGGCTCGGAAACCTACTTCGTCAGCCTGAAGGCCACCGACCCGGAAGCCCTGGACCTGGCCCGCAAGGAGAACCAGAACCAGGAAGACCCGGGCGAAACGATCAAGAACGACGAGTTGAAGATGATTCTCTGGAACATGGCCCAGACCGAATACATCCGGGAATCGAGCACGCTGGCCGAATACATCCAGAACGAATTGAACGACCTGCTGGGCACCCGCAACCGCGGCGTCAAGCAAGCCCCGTTCCGCGTCCTGATGAGGACCGCCATGCCCGCCGTGTTGATCGAGACTTCTTTCATCTCCAACTCCGCCGAAGAAAAAAAACTGCAAAGCGAGGAATTCCTGGATAAAATCGCCTTTGCCATATTCAACGGCGTCTCCAAATTCATTTACTATTACAACAACATCGTCAAATGA
- a CDS encoding triple tyrosine motif-containing protein has translation MNLKKRVFFIVFFIYFVGGLWSLDPQKIITQYTLDTWKTERGLPNNTVLAIAQGRSGYLWLGTVEGLVRFDGINFSIFNSNNTPEFHDNFVNNLFFDRREVLWIGTYRGKLLSLENGKFQNHPLSQKVAGISFNCLAEDGQGNLWVGTSEGLFYRSPGNNGPFKKDLVFPGIGIHCLTKDRSGRIVVSTVNKGLYRLEKEQWHRILSASDKLGCDIGAISQDRDGFLWFGTDDGLYSYRDNKLRHFLLKPGLSNNITALIEDHDGNLWVVSEGGLIRWQNDDFQFLNKVQGMDSKYISSLCEDAEGSLWVGAFDGGLTQIRDEKITTITGREGLNGEVFRSVHGDDSGALWIVGYGGYLNRYQNNRVENFILPVRFRSETIWSLETDAKDSFWLGTSSGLLHFQDGSFKKITLPGATANIETRCVLKDSSGRLWIGTYGAGLFCWQQQGTFKRYFHADDPDYDRITSLFEDRRRNLWVGCENGLAVMALEKPGQFIREQFLDNCHVVSFYEDLRGTIWVGTRNQGLKVFENGRWGSLNSDRGLFDNRVYAILEDDVGYLWLSSERGIFRAKKSELERAAFDKNLKVSGRVFDENDGMKSRICNSGNPAAWKDGSGRLWFANLAGVVSIDPARIRKNDQVPPVLVEAVVVDNRSLPASGTSITVPLRLPAGSLRFEFHYTALSFIRSAKIEFKYKLEGYDRDWTSAGNRREAIYNNLNPGPYRFRVIAANADGVWNMAGAAFAFYLRPFVYQTWWFMALAVLAFAVFSALSWQLLKRYLHAVSFWKKRT, from the coding sequence TTGAATTTGAAAAAGCGCGTTTTTTTTATCGTTTTTTTTATATATTTTGTCGGAGGGCTTTGGAGCCTGGATCCACAAAAAATAATAACCCAATATACCCTGGATACATGGAAAACCGAACGCGGTTTGCCCAACAATACGGTTTTGGCCATTGCGCAAGGCCGCTCCGGTTATTTGTGGTTGGGTACCGTAGAAGGGCTGGTGCGTTTCGATGGAATAAATTTCTCTATATTTAACAGCAATAATACCCCTGAATTCCACGATAATTTTGTAAACAATTTATTTTTCGATCGTCGGGAAGTTCTTTGGATTGGAACTTATCGCGGAAAACTTCTCAGTCTGGAAAATGGGAAGTTTCAAAATCATCCTCTTTCCCAAAAAGTTGCAGGCATTTCCTTTAATTGCCTGGCCGAAGATGGCCAGGGCAATCTTTGGGTCGGTACTTCAGAAGGTCTTTTTTATCGTTCTCCTGGGAATAACGGACCATTCAAAAAAGACCTCGTTTTTCCCGGCATAGGAATTCACTGCTTGACGAAAGATCGATCGGGGCGGATAGTGGTCAGTACAGTAAACAAAGGTTTGTATCGGTTGGAAAAAGAACAATGGCACCGGATTCTGTCCGCTAGCGATAAATTGGGCTGTGATATTGGTGCGATCAGCCAAGACCGCGACGGATTTTTGTGGTTCGGAACGGACGATGGTCTGTATAGTTATCGGGACAATAAATTGCGCCATTTTTTGTTAAAACCAGGTTTAAGCAACAACATCACCGCATTGATCGAGGATCACGACGGCAACCTGTGGGTGGTCAGCGAGGGAGGTTTGATTCGTTGGCAAAATGATGATTTTCAGTTCCTGAACAAAGTCCAGGGGATGGACAGCAAATATATTTCTTCCCTTTGTGAGGATGCTGAGGGCTCTTTGTGGGTGGGAGCTTTTGATGGCGGTTTGACTCAGATCCGCGATGAAAAAATCACTACTATAACTGGCCGCGAAGGACTGAACGGCGAAGTGTTCCGCAGTGTGCATGGGGATGATTCCGGTGCTTTGTGGATCGTCGGCTACGGCGGTTATTTAAACCGCTATCAGAATAACCGGGTCGAAAATTTCATTTTGCCGGTCCGCTTTCGTAGCGAGACCATCTGGTCGTTGGAAACTGACGCCAAAGATTCCTTCTGGTTAGGGACTTCTTCAGGATTGCTCCATTTTCAGGACGGTAGTTTCAAGAAAATTACCCTGCCTGGGGCAACCGCAAATATTGAAACACGCTGTGTTTTAAAAGACAGTTCTGGCCGGCTGTGGATCGGTACCTATGGGGCGGGATTGTTTTGCTGGCAGCAGCAAGGGACTTTTAAGCGTTATTTCCACGCCGATGACCCAGACTACGATCGTATTACATCGCTTTTCGAAGACCGGCGAAGAAATTTGTGGGTTGGTTGTGAAAACGGATTGGCGGTCATGGCGCTGGAAAAGCCAGGACAATTTATTAGAGAACAGTTTTTAGACAATTGCCATGTAGTCTCGTTTTACGAAGATCTTCGCGGCACGATATGGGTCGGTACCCGCAACCAGGGTTTGAAAGTTTTTGAAAACGGCCGCTGGGGTTCGCTGAACAGTGACCGGGGTTTGTTCGACAACCGGGTCTATGCCATCCTGGAAGACGACGTGGGTTATTTGTGGCTGAGCAGTGAGCGCGGCATCTTCCGGGCAAAAAAAAGTGAACTGGAAAGGGCGGCTTTCGATAAAAATCTAAAGGTAAGCGGCCGTGTGTTCGATGAAAACGACGGCATGAAGAGCCGCATATGCAATTCCGGCAACCCCGCCGCCTGGAAGGACGGCAGCGGCCGGTTGTGGTTCGCCAACCTGGCGGGAGTGGTGAGCATCGACCCGGCCCGCATCCGGAAAAACGACCAGGTGCCTCCGGTTCTGGTGGAAGCCGTCGTGGTCGACAACCGCAGCCTGCCGGCCTCGGGCACTTCCATAACGGTGCCGTTGCGACTGCCAGCAGGTAGCCTACGGTTCGAATTCCATTACACGGCCTTGAGCTTCATCCGTTCCGCCAAGATCGAATTCAAATACAAGCTGGAGGGTTACGACCGCGATTGGACTTCCGCCGGCAATCGTCGTGAGGCTATTTACAACAACCTCAACCCCGGCCCTTACCGCTTCCGGGTCATCGCCGCCAACGCCGACGGCGTCTGGAACATGGCCGGAGCAGCGTTCGCTTTTTATCTGCGGCCGTTCGTCTACCAGACCTGGTGGTTCATGGCCCTGGCCGTCCTGGCTTTCGCGGTGTTTTCGGCATTGTCATGGCAGCTGCTGAAAAGGTATCTTCATGCTGTTTCCTTCTGGAAGAAAAGGACCG